The sequence cggtgaaaagggtcctttattattatatttattaactaAATCATTTTATGTTTCCTTTTACTGTAGTTTTCATTATCATTGAAATgaaattttacttaatattttcatGGCTTCTTGTAAACTTCCTTTTTGTAGCACAGGGATATtgctaattacaataaaaaatggCCAGATGTCTCAATATAATCCCATAAAGTACAGCATACAGCGTCATAAAGAAGACTGCACTCCCATACTCAGTTAATGAGGTAACATAACCACTTTCTAACATGAAAAAAGAAATCCCCTCTAGCTCAtctacaaaaataataacaaaaaatttataTTCTAAGTACAGTAACCCACTGTCAAcaacaataaaatgtaaaattttatcaaGGAAACCTAAAGTTTTGTTTTTTCTAGTAGCtaagaatttatttttaaaattcaatGAACCATTAATCTTTTCTATTTGATTCACACAACAAAAAATTTCTCCAATATTCAATGCTTTTCATTTAAAGGTATAGATGACAGCAAAATTAGCCAAACTAAAATCTGTGATGATACATAATAACAGTAACTCGACTTCCTAACTTACGATGCTCGAGTTACCTATTTTATTTCAAAGATACAGTGAcacaaatttataataaaatacatatcCAACTTTGCATAGATACAGAGCTTATCAGTTGAGTCATTCCTGTTCCAATATTCTTCTAAGTAATATTGGAAAGTTATGAAACATCAGGATGATTTAAACACACTTTAAAAAGGACATATATTAATCCAATAAAATAACATTATCCTGTAGCTGCAGTTCAgctgacaataataaaaaaaaaaattacatctcctAGTATCTTAACAGCAGCAACAGATGAAAACACCATACCTCCACTTCAAAGGTGTGATTTATCAAACTCTGTTACACAATATAGTACAATAATTCTATATACACTCATTCATACAACACATTCCAATGAGAATTCTATACATCCTTATGAATTGCTTCATTGGCCAATGcataaattacaattttttttctgtaaaatgtaAGACATTGCACAATTATTTCAATTTTGGTAAAAAATAACTTGGAAGGCAAAAACACCAAACAAAATACTGTACTCCTCTTCACGTATCTTATTTCACAGTTAATTATAAAGAGCAAAGGAAATAATATACAGTTGATTAGAAACTACTGGTTTAGATGACAAGCCCTAATTATAATGAGCTGAAGAAGAATGAAAACGGGAGACATAACCGCAGAGTATTCGAATTGTGAAGGATCTTGTAACTTACTACATAgaagaaacttgaaaatgaaacccAGAGTTAAAACGGAGAAACTCCAAAGAGCTCTCAAGGCTGCTGGTTTTAATACACCCTCAAGGTACATTCGAATCAGGACAATGACGCAGAAATAAGTGTTGAGAGCATCTGCTACAAACATTGGCGAGAGCACTAGCCACCAGCTAAGGGAGGGCAATACATTCTCAACTCGCAACACAACCAATATGAGGGTTATCAGAATGGCTGTTAGCCAGATGAACACCtgaaaatatagaggtaaaaatgTGCATTAGTCTAAAATACCATAAGGAAAGGAATTTacattaccacaaaaaaaaaaaaaattataaactatgcATTCGAAAGTTTTTGATCTTAGTCTTCCAATTGTTTATTCTTCCTTTGAGGTTAAACAGTACTTTATTTCcacatttacttatttttatttgggCATGTTTATCATAGGAATACAATTTTCATATCATTCATATGGCCAAAATAATATTTCTCACAAAAGAGATTTTTTTCCTCTATATAActtaaaataaaaacttgaaaacacaaaATTTCATTTGCATAACCTAAcagaaacaaaatatttctttagcatCATTAAGTTCTCCTTGAACAAACAAAAAGAGAAAACCTAATATTTCTTACCTCTAAGATGGTGACACCTAGCCACAGCGTCAACTCCCACAATTTGAAGAACATTGTAGAGACAGTACCCCGGTACCGAATACTGTATCCTCTTCAACATGTGCACGATGCCTCATGTATCTTCTCAGGAATATTTTGTGCGAAGATTCTTATCTTTATAAAGTACCAGCAATTCATATTTGCAATATCTACATCCCTTTGTAGTGAAACGATTtgtattttaaaaactttaacaccaAAGAAATATGTGGGCGAATGAAACTTGACCAAAAcataattctttcaaaatactgTAAAACTTGCCACCCAATAAAATAAGCCTACACCACTGGGCTAAacctccttccacacacacactgtCGGTGATTCATTTAACGCTTGTTAATCATTTGTCTGTGATTTTACACCATCATAAAAATTAATTAACTGCATCACACAATGGCTTCAAGCAACAGCATTCCTCTTAATGTCTTGTTGAATACGGCATTGTCCTGGAAAAGTAAATAAAACAGTAAATACAGTGTACAAAACTCAAACTTATCTTATTTTAACAGTGAAAAATAAACATGAACTGACAGCTAATGTACCAGCGGCCTTAATTTTTCTGGTAAGGTCAATCATTTGTACCATTAACATCATCTCACGCACAAAAATTTACATAATAGTtcttaatcttttattataaccaAATTTAACCTAAGCAAGCTACCAATTTATATAAGCTAGCATTACTTTGACttgtttacttttgaaaaaaaaaaaaaaaaaaaaaaaaaaaagctagcccCTGTGAAACTACTTTAAGACGTTTATCATGAAAATTGCTATTACCGAAATCCTGCTATGGAAATATATTCAATTTGTAACTAATTTTCATCAGTTACTGTTATCTTAAAATTACATACCACACAGGCTAAATAGTAGACTTCTGGCCTTTAACATTCACTGGGTTAAGTAACAGGGATGGCAGTGAATGACAACCCCTAAGTATGTATTACCTCTTTATAAAATTCTCAGACCACACACTATTCACAATGATAAAACACCAACTACAGAATACTACCTTGATAGAAAAGGCAAAAACTATTCTACACAAGGACttcaaataaatttataaaacagtGCTGGTCTTCTCAACCTATTTTTTCTTATCATGCAACTGTCAATGCTCTTTTATAAATAACCTCTTTTAAAAAGTAATAGATTTTCATTTTACCAATTGGTTTCCCTTGCATTTTAAACAATACCCACTGAAATTCTTTAAAACTACTTCCAGTCAGCTCATCTCTCTAATGCACATGAGCTTccccacaaatatataaaaaaaaaatttgtacagACATTTATATGTAAGATGCTTTTTAAAGATAATgaattcctattttattttttgttttccataCATCATAACAAGCAATAACAAAGTAATTTTTTCTAATTGTTATATATTTATCACTAATGCATAGCCACAGGCAGTAAAtatctgtcaattttttttttttttttttttttttttttgcgagtgtgTAAATGACTTGAAGGAATTTACTCCTTATTATGCCTTCAATAAGATAATTAGGAAGATCAGGGCACTGGCACAGAGAGTGACTGTCAACAACTTCATTACATCTTGGAATCTCTTGAAGGACATAGGCCATAACACTGAGCTGGCAGAGGAGTACCTTGAGTTGGTACAGTCAGCAAGTCAGAAGAAAAAAAACAAAGGGGAACGTGAGGgacatggaattattattattattattattattattattattattattattattattattattattatcattattattattatcactactactacaagttaaactacaatcctaattggaaatagctaaggtacaatcctagttggaaaagcaggatcctataagaccaagaggtccaacagggtaaataacccagagaggaaataTTAAATTTCA comes from Palaemon carinicauda isolate YSFRI2023 chromosome 3, ASM3689809v2, whole genome shotgun sequence and encodes:
- the LOC137637905 gene encoding transmembrane protein 203 gives rise to the protein MFFKLWELTLWLGVTILEVFIWLTAILITLILVVLRVENVLPSLSWWLVLSPMFVADALNTYFCVIVLIRMYLEGVLKPAALRALWSFSVLTLGFIFKFLLCSKLQDPSQFEYSAVMSPVFILLQLIIIRACHLNQ